From one Microcoleus sp. bin38.metabat.b11b12b14.051 genomic stretch:
- a CDS encoding VOC family protein, whose protein sequence is MHHASIRTANIHRAIAFYEQLGFTVSDRFTTGYTLACWMEGLNGRIELIQIPEPKPAPDAFADEHYVGYYHLSFDLTETTTDLPSWLQSLKQRFDEAAKDEPNQFQALKVLLEPTQQAIGQNVYEVAFIADTDGLPLEFIRRLNSIN, encoded by the coding sequence ATGCACCACGCCTCAATTCGCACTGCTAACATTCACCGGGCGATCGCCTTTTACGAACAGTTAGGATTTACTGTGAGCGATCGCTTTACTACAGGTTACACCCTCGCCTGTTGGATGGAAGGTCTCAACGGACGCATCGAACTCATTCAAATCCCGGAACCCAAACCCGCACCCGATGCTTTTGCAGACGAGCATTATGTTGGATATTATCATTTATCCTTCGATTTAACTGAGACGACAACTGATTTGCCCAGTTGGTTGCAGTCTCTCAAACAGCGGTTTGACGAAGCAGCGAAAGACGAACCAAATCAGTTTCAAGCTTTGAAAGTGTTATTAGAACCGACTCAACAGGCGATCGGGCAAAATGTTTATGAAGTAGCTTTTATTGCCGATACCGACGGTTTACCCTTAGAGTTTATCCGGCGCCTTAATTCTATCAATTAA
- a CDS encoding gamma carbonic anhydrase family protein, whose amino-acid sequence MSNLNEPLPALSTYWPAPDLSQAAFVAFSAVVIGRVEVAAGASIWYGAVVRGDVERIAIGKSTNIQDGAILHGDPGKPTVLEDFVTVGHRAVIHSAYIERGCLIGIGAIVLDGVRVGTGSIVGAGAVVTKDVPPHTLVTGVPAKRLRDLSEEESAELVEHAKRYEKLALVHAGKGSDLGFAELIE is encoded by the coding sequence ATGAGCAATCTCAACGAACCTCTGCCTGCACTTTCTACCTATTGGCCCGCGCCGGATCTCTCCCAAGCTGCTTTTGTCGCTTTTAGCGCTGTTGTCATCGGCAGGGTAGAAGTGGCTGCGGGCGCTAGTATCTGGTACGGGGCGGTGGTGCGCGGGGATGTAGAGCGAATTGCGATCGGCAAAAGTACCAATATCCAAGATGGAGCAATTCTACACGGCGATCCGGGAAAACCGACTGTTTTGGAAGATTTTGTGACAGTCGGACACCGAGCGGTGATTCATTCAGCTTACATTGAACGGGGTTGTTTGATCGGGATTGGGGCGATCGTCCTGGATGGAGTGAGAGTTGGCACAGGCTCGATCGTCGGTGCAGGGGCGGTTGTCACCAAAGACGTTCCCCCTCACACGCTAGTTACGGGAGTGCCTGCGAAGCGGCTGCGAGACCTGTCTGAAGAGGAATCTGCGGAGTTGGTGGAACACGCTAAGCGTTACGAAAAGTTGGCTTTAGTGCACGCGGGAAAAGGTTCTGATTTGGGGTTTGCTGAGTTGATAGAATAA
- the ctpB gene encoding carboxyl-terminal processing protease CtpB, whose amino-acid sequence MNQARKRFSMLQAALFTGAMATTASISLLVPGVFQSVRAELQDSPKAVLDEAWQIVNREYVDGSFNKTDWAAARQDLLGKNYTSREAAYTALRKALEKLQDPYTRFMDPKQYEALTNQTSGELTGVGMRLEQDEKTKAITVVEPMENSPALKAGIQAGDRILVIDGKTTQGMTVSDAAQIIRGAEGTKVTLRIARQGKSEFELTLTRAKIEVAAVRYSLKNEGGKNVGYIRLQEFSSHAGEQMQAAIKKLSDQKADAFVLDLRGNPGGLLRVSIDIARMWMDTGAIVRTVDRAGDSQEMRANRTAITDKPLVVLVDDNSASASEILAGALKDNKRATVMGGQTFGKALVQSVHSLSDGSGLAVTIAHYYTPNGTDISHKGVTPDVKVVVTDEQKLKLANKPTLVATKDDPCYAQAIALLKTSASSSRPVAAEALVPKK is encoded by the coding sequence ATGAATCAAGCCCGCAAACGCTTTTCTATGTTACAGGCAGCCCTGTTCACTGGGGCGATGGCAACAACCGCTTCGATATCTTTACTCGTTCCGGGGGTTTTTCAATCCGTCCGCGCTGAGCTTCAAGATAGCCCCAAAGCTGTTTTAGACGAAGCTTGGCAAATTGTGAACCGAGAGTATGTCGATGGCAGCTTTAATAAGACTGACTGGGCCGCGGCCCGCCAAGACTTGCTCGGCAAAAATTATACTTCTCGCGAAGCTGCTTACACCGCCCTCCGCAAAGCCCTGGAGAAATTGCAAGATCCCTACACTCGCTTCATGGACCCCAAGCAGTATGAAGCGCTGACGAATCAAACTTCTGGGGAACTGACAGGGGTGGGGATGCGGTTGGAACAAGACGAGAAAACCAAAGCGATTACGGTAGTCGAACCGATGGAAAATTCCCCGGCCCTCAAGGCAGGGATTCAAGCGGGTGACAGGATTTTGGTGATTGACGGCAAAACTACCCAAGGCATGACTGTCTCGGATGCGGCTCAGATTATTCGGGGTGCTGAAGGTACGAAAGTCACGCTGCGGATTGCTCGTCAGGGCAAAAGCGAGTTTGAACTCACTCTGACTAGGGCGAAAATTGAGGTAGCAGCGGTGCGCTACAGCCTCAAGAATGAAGGCGGCAAGAATGTGGGTTACATCCGCTTGCAAGAGTTTAGTTCCCACGCGGGCGAACAAATGCAGGCGGCGATTAAAAAGCTCTCGGATCAGAAGGCTGATGCTTTTGTGTTGGATTTGCGCGGCAATCCCGGCGGGCTGTTGCGGGTGAGCATTGATATCGCCCGGATGTGGATGGATACTGGGGCGATCGTCCGTACAGTCGATCGGGCTGGCGATTCTCAGGAAATGCGGGCCAACCGCACTGCGATCACTGACAAGCCTTTGGTGGTACTGGTGGACGACAACTCCGCCAGCGCTAGCGAGATTTTGGCCGGTGCTCTCAAGGACAACAAGCGCGCCACTGTCATGGGCGGCCAAACTTTTGGTAAGGCTTTGGTGCAGTCGGTGCATTCTTTGTCTGACGGTTCGGGATTGGCGGTGACGATCGCTCACTACTATACTCCCAACGGTACGGACATCAGCCACAAGGGTGTTACTCCCGATGTTAAGGTGGTAGTCACCGACGAACAAAAGCTGAAATTAGCTAACAAACCGACGTTGGTTGCTACTAAGGACGATCCTTGCTACGCGCAGGCGATCGCACTTTTGAAAACTAGCGCCTCGTCTTCCCGTCCCGTTGCTGCTGAGGCTCTTGTTCCTAAGAAGTAG
- a CDS encoding Nramp family divalent metal transporter produces the protein MTHSENRPSLPEVHRSIPIPNSKGFWRKMLAYAGPGYLVSVGYMDPGNWATDLAGGAKFGYALLSVILLSNLMAILLQSLCVRLGVATGRDLAQACRDYFSPRVSFCLWILCEIAISACDLAELVGSAIGLQLLFRIPLVWGVCITALDVMMVLFLQGRGFRYIEALVITIITIIGGCFVAEIFFAKPDTGGVLLGYVPSLEILQNQGMLYIAVGILGATVMPHNLYLHSSIVQTRAWQETSDKKWEAIKFGTIDSTVALSIALFINSAILILSAATFHFTGYQEVAEIQDAYKLLSPVLGVGSASAIFAFALLASGQNSTLTATLAGQIVMEGFLHFRLRPWLRRLLTRLVAIVPALLSIIWFGEGSTTNLLVFSQVILSLQLPFAVIPLVMFTSNGRLMGEFVNPFWLKAVAWLVASIIVGLNSWLLLQTIF, from the coding sequence ATGACCCACTCGGAAAACAGACCCAGCCTTCCTGAAGTCCACCGCAGCATCCCCATTCCCAACAGCAAAGGCTTCTGGCGTAAAATGCTGGCTTACGCAGGGCCTGGATATCTGGTTTCCGTGGGTTACATGGACCCGGGAAACTGGGCGACTGACTTAGCGGGGGGAGCAAAGTTTGGCTACGCGCTATTAAGTGTGATTTTGCTATCTAATTTGATGGCAATTTTGCTGCAATCACTGTGCGTGCGGTTGGGAGTCGCAACGGGACGAGATTTGGCACAAGCTTGTCGAGATTATTTCAGCCCGCGAGTCAGTTTCTGTCTCTGGATACTTTGTGAAATTGCGATTTCTGCTTGCGATTTAGCTGAGCTTGTTGGTAGCGCGATCGGGCTGCAATTGCTATTTCGCATTCCCTTAGTTTGGGGAGTGTGCATTACTGCATTAGATGTGATGATGGTGTTATTTTTACAAGGCAGAGGCTTTCGTTATATCGAAGCTTTGGTGATTACTATTATTACAATTATTGGCGGTTGCTTTGTCGCGGAAATATTTTTTGCTAAACCCGATACCGGAGGAGTTTTACTCGGTTATGTTCCCAGCCTAGAGATTTTGCAAAATCAGGGAATGCTGTATATTGCGGTTGGGATTTTAGGGGCAACTGTGATGCCGCACAATCTCTACCTGCATTCATCGATCGTGCAAACTCGCGCTTGGCAAGAAACTTCTGATAAAAAATGGGAAGCAATTAAGTTTGGCACAATTGATTCTACAGTAGCGCTGTCAATAGCTTTGTTTATTAATTCAGCCATTCTAATTTTGTCTGCTGCAACATTTCACTTTACTGGCTATCAAGAAGTAGCTGAAATTCAAGATGCTTACAAACTGCTTTCTCCGGTGCTGGGTGTGGGTTCTGCTAGTGCAATTTTTGCCTTTGCTTTATTGGCTTCGGGGCAGAATTCAACCTTGACTGCAACTTTAGCAGGACAGATTGTGATGGAAGGGTTTTTGCATTTTCGTCTGCGGCCTTGGTTGCGGCGCTTGCTGACTCGACTGGTGGCTATTGTGCCGGCTTTGCTCTCAATTATCTGGTTCGGTGAAGGCAGTACAACTAATTTACTGGTTTTCAGTCAAGTGATTCTCAGTTTGCAATTACCTTTTGCCGTAATTCCTTTGGTAATGTTTACTTCTAACGGGCGCTTGATGGGAGAGTTTGTCAATCCATTTTGGCTGAAAGCGGTAGCTTGGTTAGTGGCTAGTATTATAGTAGGATTAAATAGTTGGCTGTTATTACAAACCATTTTCTAG
- a CDS encoding TIGR02652 family protein, with translation MIEVALQYPMFGPEIQCPHCRQTIAALTLTDTYLCPRHGAFEADPKTGELVHLQSGRHWRRWEDEWYRQHTHPDGIRFEIHEALDRLYTQGYRATRVIVAQRYRELISAYLERSTPWRSQPDSPRPRLYGLPVDFSPDPQEEPCWEVINFDLEKEPGVPIRYPYFRLFE, from the coding sequence ATGATTGAAGTTGCCTTGCAATACCCGATGTTTGGCCCGGAAATTCAGTGTCCACACTGTCGCCAAACAATTGCGGCTTTAACACTCACCGATACCTATTTGTGTCCGCGTCACGGGGCATTTGAGGCAGATCCAAAAACGGGGGAACTCGTTCACCTTCAGTCTGGGCGACACTGGCGCCGCTGGGAAGATGAATGGTATCGCCAGCACACTCACCCCGACGGAATTCGGTTTGAAATTCACGAAGCGCTCGATCGACTCTATACTCAAGGCTACCGAGCAACTCGCGTGATCGTTGCCCAACGCTATCGGGAATTAATCAGCGCCTATTTAGAACGCAGCACACCTTGGCGAAGCCAGCCGGACTCGCCACGCCCCCGGCTGTACGGTTTACCAGTCGATTTTAGCCCCGATCCCCAAGAGGAACCTTGTTGGGAAGTGATTAATTTTGATTTGGAAAAAGAGCCGGGAGTTCCAATTAGATATCCCTATTTTCGGTTATTTGAATAG